A stretch of the Pan troglodytes isolate AG18354 chromosome 20, NHGRI_mPanTro3-v2.0_pri, whole genome shotgun sequence genome encodes the following:
- the APOC4 gene encoding apolipoprotein C-IV isoform X1 — protein sequence MSLLRNRLQALPALCLCVLVLACIGACQPEAQEGTPSTPPKLKMSRWSLVRGRMKELLEPVVNRTRDGWQWFWSPSTFWGFMQTYYDDHLRDLGPRTKAWLLESKDSLLKKTHSLCPRLVCGDKDQG from the exons ATGTCCCTCCTCAGAAACAGGCTCCAGGCCCTGCCTGCCCTGTGCCTCTGCGTGCTGGTCCTGGCCTGCATTGGGG CATGCCAGCCAGAGGCCCAGGAAGGAACCCCGAGCACCCCGCCAAAGCTAAAGATGAGTCGCTGGAGCCTGGTGAGGGGCAGGATGAAGGAGCTGCTGGAGCCAGTGGTGAACAGGACCAGAGACGGGTGGCAATGGTTCTG GAGCCCGAGCACCTTCTGGGGCTTCATGCAGACCTACTATGACGACCACCTGAGGGACCTGGGTCCGCGCACCAAGGCCTGGCTCCTCGAATCCAAAGACAGCCTCTTGAAGAAGACCCACAGCCTGTGCCCCAGGCTTGTCTGTGGGGACAAGGACCAGggttaa
- the APOC4 gene encoding apolipoprotein C-IV isoform X2: protein MAQPDRVAHICNPSVLGARACQPEAQEGTPSTPPKLKMSRWSLVRGRMKELLEPVVNRTRDGWQWFWSPSTFWGFMQTYYDDHLRDLGPRTKAWLLESKDSLLKKTHSLCPRLVCGDKDQG, encoded by the exons ATGGCCCAGCCGGAcagggtggctcacatctgtaatcccagcgttttgggagcccgag CATGCCAGCCAGAGGCCCAGGAAGGAACCCCGAGCACCCCGCCAAAGCTAAAGATGAGTCGCTGGAGCCTGGTGAGGGGCAGGATGAAGGAGCTGCTGGAGCCAGTGGTGAACAGGACCAGAGACGGGTGGCAATGGTTCTG GAGCCCGAGCACCTTCTGGGGCTTCATGCAGACCTACTATGACGACCACCTGAGGGACCTGGGTCCGCGCACCAAGGCCTGGCTCCTCGAATCCAAAGACAGCCTCTTGAAGAAGACCCACAGCCTGTGCCCCAGGCTTGTCTGTGGGGACAAGGACCAGggttaa